Below is a window of Prosthecochloris sp. GSB1 DNA.
CTGCGGAACACCGAGGACGCCCGCGATCCCGACCGCCGCGTCGACGGAGAGTTTTCCTCCGGCGATCAATCCGGCAAGCCCCCCGAAAAACATCAGCAGGTTGAAGGCCGTGTCCCTCAAACCTTTCCCCCCGGCAAACGCTTCTGCTTCGCCGACAAGCGGATCATGCCCCTTTTTCAGTACATCGCCGATGGTGTAATACATGAATACCCCGAAAAGCAGCAGAAACACCAGCCCGTCGGACCGGTCGAACAAATCCGTCGAGGACCGCAGAACGGCATCGCTGCCGGCGATAAGGGCGACAAGCGAAACAAGAATCATCATCGGTATTTCGCGGGAAATGATCGAGCTTTCGATCGAAAGCGGCCTGACAAGCGCCGTAAGGCCCAGAATCAAGCCGATATTGGCAATGTTGGAACCGATGATGTTGCCGAAGGAAATCCCGCTGTTGCCCTGCAGGGCCGCGAGCAGGTTTATGGAAAGTTCAGGAGCGCTCGTCCCGAAGGCCACGACCGTGAGGCCGATCACCAGCGGGGAAACACCCAGGTTACGCGCAAGGGCCGAAGCTCCCGTGACGAGGAAGTTGCCTCCGCCGAGAAGAAGGGCGAGCCCGGAAATCAGGAAAAAACTGTCGAGCAACATGGGATGCACAGTGAATTGACGACACCGGCCGAAACCCTGAAAACCGGCGACCGGGACAGTTAATTCACGATAATAAAATAATCCGCTCCGGAAAAACCCCGCGTTACTGTCCCGACCGTTCGGGCGAAAGATTTTTCGCCCCTGCCATAACGGTGTTGATGCGGTATTGTTTTGCCCTGGAGAGAAGGGCAGGCCCCCATGCCTGCCCCTGCACGCTTTGCCAACTGCCGACTGAATACTGCCAACTGGCGTTCCCTTTCTTGTCCCCGAGCGAAGCGAACACAACAATTCAACACATCAACAGGTCAACAACCCAAAAACTCCCCTCACCATACCCATTTCCAGTCACTGACCTCCGGCATATCCTCGCCATGCGTACGAATGTACTGCTTGTGATCGATCAGGCGGTCACGAACGTACTGC
It encodes the following:
- a CDS encoding calcium/sodium antiporter, which translates into the protein MLLDSFFLISGLALLLGGGNFLVTGASALARNLGVSPLVIGLTVVAFGTSAPELSINLLAALQGNSGISFGNIIGSNIANIGLILGLTALVRPLSIESSIISREIPMMILVSLVALIAGSDAVLRSSTDLFDRSDGLVFLLLFGVFMYYTIGDVLKKGHDPLVGEAEAFAGGKGLRDTAFNLLMFFGGLAGLIAGGKLSVDAAVGIAGVLGVPQVIIGLTVVAIGTSLPELVTSLVAVSQGKADIAVGNVVGSNIFNLLLVNGTCSVLNPVAVPQNGGIFDLLMMTAFALFLLPMGMTHGKRIVRWEGAVLLGLYLSYSIWRVAA